In the Clostridium cellulovorans 743B genome, AACTTTTATCCTATCTTTTAAATATTCTCCAGAACTCATACTATATACCCTTGGCCTCTTTTAGTTTTTATAAATTCTTTAACTCCAATATCCTCAAACTTATTCCTTAACCTTGTTATATTTACTGTAAGAGTATTGTCATTTACAAACAAAGCACTATCCCACAAATATTCCATAATGTCCACTCTTGTTACTATCCTTCCTTTATTAATCAGCAGGTAATGAAGTATTTTAAGTTCATTTTTAGTAAGCTCTATTTCTTTATCCTCATATTCAACTTTGCTAGACAGTATGTTTAACTTAATTCCGTTATATTCTATAAATTCTCCTGCATTTTCGTTAGGATATGACCTCTTTAGGAGTGAATTTATTCTAGCCAAAAGAATTTGAGCATTATATGGTTTTGTAATAAAGTCATCCCCACCTAATGTTATACTCATAAGTTCATCAACATTTGTATCTCTGCTTGTGATAAATATAATTGGTACTGTTGAAAAACTACGTATTTGTGTGCATATTTTAAATCCATCATCATAGGGAAGATTAATATCCAACAG is a window encoding:
- a CDS encoding response regulator transcription factor, which translates into the protein MFSIMIVEDNEQLQNEIGNLLTRSGYHVIKTIDFEKIPRTVKETNPHLVLLDINLPYDDGFKICTQIRSFSTVPIIFITSRDTNVDELMSITLGGDDFITKPYNAQILLARINSLLKRSYPNENAGEFIEYNGIKLNILSSKVEYEDKEIELTKNELKILHYLLINKGRIVTRVDIMEYLWDSALFVNDNTLTVNITRLRNKFEDIGVKEFIKTKRGQGYIV